The following DNA comes from Microbacterium foliorum.
TCGAACGGCGCGATCTTCACCTACGGCAGCACGGATCGCGACGGCACCATCACGCAGGGTGGATACTCCGAGCAGGTCGTCGTGACCGAGTCCTTCGCCGTGCGCATCCCCGATGCGCTCGCGCTCGACGTCGCAGCACCTCTTCTCTGCGCGGGGATCACCACGTACTCCCCGCTGCGGCACTGGAACGTCGGCCCCGGCACGCGAGTGGCGGTCGTCGGGCTCGGTGGACTCGGACACATGGGCGTGCAGATCGCCCACGCGCTCGGCGCCGAAGTGACCGTGCTGTCGCAGACCCTGAACAAGAAAGACGACGGCCTGCGCCTCGGAGCAGACCACTACTACGCGACGAGCGATCCTGAGACGTTCCGCTCGCTACGCGGATCGTTCGACGTCATCCTCAACACGGTCAGCGCCGTCGTCGACCTTCGCGCCTACCTCGGTCTGCTCGACGTGGGTGGGTCGATGGTCTGCGTCGGGGCTCCGGCAGAGCCACTCTCGGTCAATGTCTCGTCGCTCATCGGCGGACGGCGGTCGCTCGCCGGGTCGAACATCGGGGGCATCCAGGAGACTCAGGAGATGCTCGACTTCTGCGCCGAGCACGGCATCGCCTCCGAGATCGAGGTGATCAGCGCGTCGCAGATCAACGAGGCCTACGAGCGCGTGCTCGCTTCTGACGTGCGCTACCGCTTCGTTATCGACGCCGCGACCTTCGCGGACTGACGGTAGAGAGGGGAGCTCCCGGGGTACGCCCGGGGAGCTCCTCTGTTGTTCGGGCTCGCTGTCGGCGGCTCGCTTCGCTGAGATTGACATCGCTGGGGATTGTCTGGGTTCCCCCCACCTCGTCCGCTTTCTCTCACCTCTGCTCGCCTCTCACCTCTGCTCGCCTCTCACCTCTGCTCGCCTCTCACCTCTGCTCGCCTCTCACCTCTCTTCTTCCTCCCTCTCGTTGTTCCGTCTTCTTCCTTCCTTTTCCTCTTCGTGTCGCATCGCGTCTCGCGTCTCGCGTCTCGGGTCTCGCGTCTTCATCTCTCGTCTTCGTCACTCCTCTCTGTAGACGTCCTTTCTCTGTTGTCCTCTGCTCCCGCTTCTCCTTCGGCGCTCGTCATCACTTCTTCGGGTTGTCTGCGCGTGCCGGAGGTGCGACGATTCTGCGCTGTATTGGGAGATTGGAATATGGCTTTGATCGGGGGTAAATGCGAGCGGTTTCGGGTCTCGAATGTCGGTGGCTGCGGGTTGACTAGGGGGTATGAACAGCACTGCGGAGCTTCTGGATCGGGTCATCGCTGACCTGGATGCGGTGCTGTCCGACGACGCGCTGGCGGGGCTGAGCGATGCGGAGCGGGTCGCGGTGTTGCAGGGTGCGGGGGCGGCGTTCCGGCGTGCCGAGGCGGTGATCGTGGAGACGGTTGCGACGGCTGACATGGGTGACTTTCCGCATGCGGCGGGGTGTCGGGGGCTGACTGAGTTGTTGCAGCGGACGCTGTTGGTGGATGTGCGGGGTGCGAGCCGGGTCGACAGGGTGGTCGATCTGGTGCGGCGGCCGTTGAGTCTGGCGGGGGAGAGGATGCCGGCGCGGTGGTCGGAGATGCGGTTGGCGCTGCTGGACGGGGTGGTCGGTGTCGCGGGGTTTCTGGCGGCGACGGGTCCGATCGAGCGGGTGTGGGATCGGCTCAGCGTCGAGCAGCGGTTGGCGGCCGATGTCGCATTGGCGGGGTGTGCGCGCGGTCACGGACTCGACGCGGGGGACGACGAAGACCCGGATGCTGATGAGGCCCGGGATGCTGATGAGGATGTGGCTGGTCCGTCGCCGACGGTGCAGGACTTGAAGGGCCTGGCGGAGGATCTCGCGTCGATGTTCGACCCGGATGGTGAGGAACCGAAGGATGAGGATGCGCGTCGTCGGCGGGGGATCACGATCGGCCGGTTGAAGGACGGCATGCATGCGATTCGCGGGTACCTGACCCCCGAGGCGGCGGCGCAACTGCAGGTGATCATGGATGCGTTCCTCAACCCGAAGGGTGACGGCCCGCCGATGCCGGGGGTGTTCTTCGCCCCGAGTGACGGTTCCGGTGGTGACGTGGATTCTCCTGATACCGACTTTTCGCCTGCTGACGCTGACGCTGACGCTGACGCTGACGCTGACGCTGACGCTGACGTGGAGGCGGATCCGGAGGAGACCGATCCGTTCAACTCCGATCCGCGGTGTGTGCTCGATGACCGCACCGCGGCGCAGAAGCGCCACGACGCCCTGACCGCAGCTCTCGGCATCGCTGCCCGGCACAAGGACACGCCCACCCTCGGTGGAGCATCACCGGTCGTCGTCGTGACCGTCGACGCGAAAGACCTCGCCACCCACACCACCACTGCGACCGGTGCGACCGGTGCCGCCGGTGCCGTCTTCGGAGGTGCCGCCTTCGGAGCCGCTGGGGGCGGAGCGAGTGGAGTGAGCGGTAACGGTGGGTGGGCGACGATCCCCGGATCCGGCGCCCATGTGCCCGTCTCGGTCGCGGCGCAGATCGCGTGCTCGGGAGCGATCCAGCGGGTCCTCATGGATGAAGGCCGCATCATCGGGATCACGACCACCGACCGGGTGTTCACGGTGCACCAACGGCGGGCGATCATCGCCCGCGACAAGGAATGCCTGATCCCCGGATGCCACGTCTCCGCGTCGTGGTGTGAGATCCACCACGTCACCGAACACTCCAGGGGCGGCCCGACGCATACGGATAACGGTGTGCCGTTGTGCTGGTGGCACCACCGATCCCTCGGCACCTCCGGATGGGAGATCCGCATGAACGACGGACTCCCCCAGGTCCGCGGACCGGCATGGTGGGACCCCGCACAGCGATGGCGCACACCTCGACTCAGCCTCCCCGACCCGGTGGTCGTTCGGCGTGCACCGATTCGAGTCTGACCAAGCTGTGGTGCTTCTCGCGGATGTCGACATGGGGTGCCACCGCAACAGTGTGCCCGCATGAGCAGCGGGCGTTCAGTCCATCGGATCGGGCTAGCGGTAGAACTCGAGGAAGTTACTGCGGGTCGTGGCATGCAACTCATGGATGAGGTCGCCGGCGCGTTCGCCGTCGCGGTCCTCGAGCGCGGCGGTGATGGCGCGGAGGAACTCGAGCGCCTGTTGCGGGGTGCGCAGGTTCTCGCGCGGCGTGAGGAACCGCACGAGCTGCAGCGACATCGTCTCCGCCTTCGTGCGCAGCACCGAGTTCGGCGAGGCGCGGACGACGACGAGGAAGTACTCGCGGATCGCCTGCCCGAGTGCCGCGAGGTCGTCACCGTTCACCGCCTCGTCGACGCGTGACAGCTGGCGTCCGAGCTCGGCGATCTGATCGTCGGTCAGGTCGGCGCTGTTCGAGCGGGCGACGTGCTCGTGGATCGCACCGGTCACGAAGAGACCTTCATTGATGGCGGCGACGTTCACTGGAGCGACACGCGTGTGGCGGTGCGGCACCAGCTCGACCACGTCCTCCTCGGCGAGTCGATTCAACGCCTCACGAATCGGCGTCCGCGACGAGCCGAGCCACGTCATGAGCTCCTCGTCATGAAGGATCTCGCCGGGTTCGAGGGTGCCATCGAGGATGGCGCCCAGGATGGTGTCGTAGACGTCGTCGCGCAGCAGGCGCCGCGGCTGTGGTGCGTCAGTCGTAGGCATCAGGCCACCTCGTTCTCGGTCGACGTCGATGACGTTGATGATGGCGACGCAGTCGATTCGGCCGCATCGCGTGCCATCACGCTTGCGGCGCCCGCGGTGAAGTACTCCTGAGCGGCTTCGGCTGCGGCGTCGGCATCGCCCGCGGCAGTCGCAGCGGCGAGTGCATCCAGAGCAGCCGACGTGCCCGTCGCATCGAGCGCTCCAGGGCGAGCCGTGATCATCCGGGTGACATGGGGAACCGATTTCTCGCGGATGCGCAGCACGAGCGTGTTGCGGTATCGGTCGAGGAACACGTTCATCAGCGCGTCGACGATCCGAGCGCGCTCGAGCGCGTCGACGCTGCGGCTCACGTGGTCATGAAGAGTGCGGATCTGCTCTTTGTCAGCGTCAGTGAGCAGCGGAACGGCCTCGCGGATCGTCGCGGAATACACCACTCCGAGCATCTCCATCTCCTCCGTGAAACGCGTCGTGTCCAACGGCGCGACCCGGGTTCCGCGCTGGGGGAGAACCTCGATGAGTCCCATCCCGGCCAAGCGGTTCACGGCCTCTCGGATCGGGGTGCGCGACGCCCCCAGCCATGTCTCGAGCTGCTTGTCGGAGATCGGCTCGCCTGCGGCCAGGTCGCCGGAGACGATCGCATCCAGAAGCGTGTCGTAGATCTGGTCACGGAGCAGCTTTCGAGGCATCCGTGCTGGCGTTGTAGGAACCGGCATGTTCTCGATGCTAACCCGCAAAAATCTAAATATCTAATATATCAATTGGGGCGGCCTCGCGACTCAGGCCGCCATCACGCGGCGTCCGCCATCGGCGCCGGCACTGACACCGGGGCCGGGGCCGGGGCTGAGGGTGAGGGTGAGCCCACTCTCGCCACAGCCGCAGCCGCATCCGCAGCCGCAGCCGCAGCTGTATCCGCCCCCGCATCCGCATCCGCAATCGTCCTCGCGATGCGTGCGATCTGCTCGCTGGCGCTGCCATCGCCGTAGGGGCACGGGAGATCGGCGAGATGGTCGGCGCCGGCCTCGAGCATGCGGTTCGCAGTCGCGGCGATGTCGAGTTCGGGGGTGACGAGCTCGGCGAATCCTGCGTCGACGGATTCGGGTCGCTCGGTGCTGCGTCGAACCACCAGAAGCGGACGCTGAAGCACCGTGCACTCCTCTTGAAGTCCGCCGGAGTCCGACACGAGAAGACTCGCACGCGACGCGAGGGTCAGGAACTGCACGTGATCAGCCGACTCGGCGATCAGGATGCGGTCGAGCAGGGGAGTGAGGCCGAAGCGGTCGATCGCGGCGCGCGTCCGCGGGTGCGCGAGCATCAGCACCGGAGCATCGATGTCGCCGATCGCGTTCAGCACCCTGGAGAGCGCCTCGCGGGTGTCGGTGTTCTCGGGGCGATGGATCGTCGCGAGAACGAACCGCTCGGGCACGCGGCCTCCGGGGAAGAACGTCTCGATCGGTGCCGGGTCCTGCATCAGCGACTGCTGCGTAGCTTCGACGATGGTGTTGCCCGTGACGATGATGCGTTCGGCGGGGATGCCCTCGCGACGGAGGTTGTCGGCGTTGTGCGCGGTGGCCGCGCAGTGGATGTCGGCGAGAACGCCGACGACGAGGCGGTTCAGCTCCTCGGGCATCGCACGATCGTGCGAGCGCAGCCCCGCCTCCACATGGATCACCGGGATGCCCGCGTAGTTCGCCGCCTGCGCTCCCGCCGACACCGCGTTCGTGTCGCCCTGCACGATGACCGCTTTCGGTGCCCTCTCGGTGAACAGGGTCGTGAGTGCGCGAATCGCGGTCGCGATCTGGGTGCCGCGATCCTGCCCGCCGACGCCCTGCAGCACGACGTCGGGTTCGCCGATGCCGAACTGCTCGAGGAACTGGCCGGACAGCTCCCGGTCGTAGTGCTGCCCGGTGTGCACGACGAAGGCCCGCTCTCCGAGCTCGCGGATGACAGGGGCGAGCTTGATGATCTCCGGCCGCGTGCCGAGCACGACCGCGATGTCCCTCCGGTCGATGACCGTTGCCAGGCCCTGCCGCACTGCCGTCCCCGGATCCTGCTGCTTCACGTCGACTCCCAAATATCAGTGGATTTGTGCTTACCACTTAAGTATGTCATTCTCTAATCATCCAATATGTTAGTTTGATGAGAGAGGCGGGTAAATGCTGATGGGCTCCCTGGAAGAGCAGCTGCGCCCGCAACTGCTCAGCGGCCTCGCATACGAGCGGCTGCTGGCGGAGATCATCAGCGGTCGGCTCGAGCCAGGACAGCGGCTGCGTCTCGACCTGCTCGCGCACAGCTGGGCCGTGTCGCGGACTCCCGTTCGGGAGGCGCTGCAGCGTCTCGCGGACATGCGATTGGTCCACGTCTCACCGAACGCGGGAACCCGCGTCGCTGCATGGTCTAATGCCGACATGATCGAGCGTGCCCGCATCGTCGGTGCGCTGCTCGAGGGAGTAGCGCTGGCAGCTCCGACGGCAGATCGTGGCACCGATCGCGAGGCGGATGGCGCGGCGGGGGATGCTCTTCTTCCCGATTCGAGCTGCGAACTGATGGTCTATCTCGACCTCGCTGAACGGCTCATCTCCCGCGATCTCCGTCGCCTCGGCGCGCACCTCGTGCGAGACCACATCGACCCGCTCCGACTCTTCGTCGATCGAGAGACTGCCCACCGGCACGGCGTGAACCTCGAGCCCGGGCGCAGGCAGCGCCGAGAGCTGCTCACCGCTGCGCTCGCCGCCCTCGATCGACGCGATGCGGTCACGGCCGGCGAGACGCTCGCCGCGTTCTCGGCGCGCTTCGTCAGTGCTCTCGCACCCGCACCCGCATCGGCATCCGCGCCCGCCTAGCTCGCGTCTTCCGTCGCCCCCTGCCTCCCCGGCAAAACCGCACTGATCAGTGCACTACCTGGCTCGCGATGCCCCGTGCGGCGAGCTCATTCGAAAGGAAACACATGAACAAGTCCACCAAGATCACCGCAGGTGTCTTACTCGGCGGCGTCGCCCTTCTCGGAGCTGTCGCGCCCGCGAGCGCGCAGACCCCTGGTACGGCCGTCGGCACACTGGCGCAGGCGGCGTTCGCATCCGATGCCTGGGTGCAGGGCGCGCAGCCGACACTGAGCGCGACGGGCACGGCCGTCGTCGACCTTCCGGCGGTCGGGGCGACCGGCACGATCTCCAGCGGAGGGCTGTGCCTCGACTACGCCGCTGCGGGCGAGCCCATCGCGGCGGTGTGCGACGGCTCCGCGAACCAGCTCTTCAGTGCCGAGCGGAGCGCTGACGGCGCGACCTTCTCGCTGAACGCGGTGAATCGACCGATCGAGACCCGCCGTCTCACGATCGGCGCCTCCGCGGACCAGGGCAAGCTCATCCTTCGCGCATACTCGACCGCAGGCACCCCCTGGCTCAAGAGCGGACTGACCGCGAGCCACTCGAGCGTCGTGCTCGACGGCGCCTCGGGCGGCCTCATGCCCACGTTCTCGGGAACGGGCGAACCCGGCCTGTCGGTCGAGGTCCGCGGCCAGGACGACATGCTTCTCCTCACCACCGTGGTCGCCCCGAACGGCACGTGGAGCGCGCAGTCGACCGTCGAATTGCCGGAGCAGTCCTACACCGTGACCGCGGTGCAGAACGACGGCACCGATACCAGCACCGACGAGCTCACCTTCACGGTCGTCGCAGCCCCGATCGCTGACCCGCTGCTCGCGGGTGGTGCGGCGATGGTGCTGGCAGTCGGCGCCGCAGCCGTCTTCGGCATGCAGAGCCGACGCGCAGCTCGCGTCGCATCCTGAACCCGCCCCTGTCGCATCCGAGCCCGCCGAACGAAACGAAGGAAGACAACATGTACGGAGCGAATCCCCCCATCGTCGGCACGGCCCTCGGCGGCACGCTCGCCGCGACAGGCGCCGATCCCACATGGCCGCTTGTCATCGTCGCTGTGTGCATGGCGGCAGGCACGTTATTACTGATCCGCGATTCGTATCTCCGCCGCTCGGCGGGGAATGTCGTCGACGCCTGATCGGCTGTCGCGACGCAGAGCGGGTGCGTTCGGAGATCTCCCCATCGCCGAACTCCACCCTTCGATCGGCACCCCACTTCGTCGATCGACAGTCCGCAGCGCCGGTCCGACCGCTGATCTCCCCATCAGTCGGTCGGATCGCCCGGCGATCCCCGTGATCGGCGCACCAGGACACCGGGTGTGGACGAGCTCTTGCTCGTCCACACCTTCTTTTTTCGCCCTCGCTGCGTTGAACCGAGGGCACCTCTCCGCAGCC
Coding sequences within:
- the wecB gene encoding non-hydrolyzing UDP-N-acetylglucosamine 2-epimerase, with translation MKQQDPGTAVRQGLATVIDRRDIAVVLGTRPEIIKLAPVIRELGERAFVVHTGQHYDRELSGQFLEQFGIGEPDVVLQGVGGQDRGTQIATAIRALTTLFTERAPKAVIVQGDTNAVSAGAQAANYAGIPVIHVEAGLRSHDRAMPEELNRLVVGVLADIHCAATAHNADNLRREGIPAERIIVTGNTIVEATQQSLMQDPAPIETFFPGGRVPERFVLATIHRPENTDTREALSRVLNAIGDIDAPVLMLAHPRTRAAIDRFGLTPLLDRILIAESADHVQFLTLASRASLLVSDSGGLQEECTVLQRPLLVVRRSTERPESVDAGFAELVTPELDIAATANRMLEAGADHLADLPCPYGDGSASEQIARIARTIADADAGADTAAAAAADAAAAVARVGSPSPSAPAPAPVSVPAPMADAA
- a CDS encoding GntR family transcriptional regulator, which codes for MLMGSLEEQLRPQLLSGLAYERLLAEIISGRLEPGQRLRLDLLAHSWAVSRTPVREALQRLADMRLVHVSPNAGTRVAAWSNADMIERARIVGALLEGVALAAPTADRGTDREADGAAGDALLPDSSCELMVYLDLAERLISRDLRRLGAHLVRDHIDPLRLFVDRETAHRHGVNLEPGRRQRRELLTAALAALDRRDAVTAGETLAAFSARFVSALAPAPASASAPA
- a CDS encoding GntR family transcriptional regulator yields the protein MPTTDAPQPRRLLRDDVYDTILGAILDGTLEPGEILHDEELMTWLGSSRTPIREALNRLAEEDVVELVPHRHTRVAPVNVAAINEGLFVTGAIHEHVARSNSADLTDDQIAELGRQLSRVDEAVNGDDLAALGQAIREYFLVVVRASPNSVLRTKAETMSLQLVRFLTPRENLRTPQQALEFLRAITAALEDRDGERAGDLIHELHATTRSNFLEFYR
- a CDS encoding NAD(P)-dependent alcohol dehydrogenase, translated to MTRVNAYAAPSEAAPLEKTVIERRELGPNDILIDIAFAGICHSDIHTVRGDWGPQSYPLAPGHEIAGIVAAVGADVTKHSLGDRVGVGCLVNSCGECRNCRRGDEQFCSNGAIFTYGSTDRDGTITQGGYSEQVVVTESFAVRIPDALALDVAAPLLCAGITTYSPLRHWNVGPGTRVAVVGLGGLGHMGVQIAHALGAEVTVLSQTLNKKDDGLRLGADHYYATSDPETFRSLRGSFDVILNTVSAVVDLRAYLGLLDVGGSMVCVGAPAEPLSVNVSSLIGGRRSLAGSNIGGIQETQEMLDFCAEHGIASEIEVISASQINEAYERVLASDVRYRFVIDAATFAD
- a CDS encoding HNH endonuclease signature motif containing protein produces the protein MNSTAELLDRVIADLDAVLSDDALAGLSDAERVAVLQGAGAAFRRAEAVIVETVATADMGDFPHAAGCRGLTELLQRTLLVDVRGASRVDRVVDLVRRPLSLAGERMPARWSEMRLALLDGVVGVAGFLAATGPIERVWDRLSVEQRLAADVALAGCARGHGLDAGDDEDPDADEARDADEDVAGPSPTVQDLKGLAEDLASMFDPDGEEPKDEDARRRRGITIGRLKDGMHAIRGYLTPEAAAQLQVIMDAFLNPKGDGPPMPGVFFAPSDGSGGDVDSPDTDFSPADADADADADADADADVEADPEETDPFNSDPRCVLDDRTAAQKRHDALTAALGIAARHKDTPTLGGASPVVVVTVDAKDLATHTTTATGATGAAGAVFGGAAFGAAGGGASGVSGNGGWATIPGSGAHVPVSVAAQIACSGAIQRVLMDEGRIIGITTTDRVFTVHQRRAIIARDKECLIPGCHVSASWCEIHHVTEHSRGGPTHTDNGVPLCWWHHRSLGTSGWEIRMNDGLPQVRGPAWWDPAQRWRTPRLSLPDPVVVRRAPIRV
- a CDS encoding GntR family transcriptional regulator encodes the protein MPVPTTPARMPRKLLRDQIYDTLLDAIVSGDLAAGEPISDKQLETWLGASRTPIREAVNRLAGMGLIEVLPQRGTRVAPLDTTRFTEEMEMLGVVYSATIREAVPLLTDADKEQIRTLHDHVSRSVDALERARIVDALMNVFLDRYRNTLVLRIREKSVPHVTRMITARPGALDATGTSAALDALAAATAAGDADAAAEAAQEYFTAGAASVMARDAAESTASPSSTSSTSTENEVA